From the genome of Quadrisphaera sp. RL12-1S, one region includes:
- a CDS encoding LacI family DNA-binding transcriptional regulator has product MAHRGARATIADVAREAGVSKGTVSMALTGRGRVAPGTREKVLEVAQRLDWVPSARARSLSTDRADALGLVLAREPEHLGADPFFAPFIAGVEAALSPRGQALVLHVVTTPAEEHEAYRRLAAGRVDGVLLTDLRVDDERPELLAGLGLPALAVGHQRSTTATAPLPQVALDDRAGVRAAVDHLVTLGHRRLAHVTGSARLVHGVDRLEAFQDAVSAHGDALDTPTVLDGDFSAASGAAAAHRWLELRAAHGAAGAPTALVVAGDLMATAALGVLAAEGVRVPAEVSVTGFDDAPLAAHLSPPLTTVHSDAAAWGRAAADALLDLLEDDDERRTDRVRPAVADLPAARLVVRASTGAPPA; this is encoded by the coding sequence ATGGCACACAGGGGTGCGCGGGCGACGATCGCCGACGTGGCGCGCGAGGCGGGCGTCTCCAAGGGCACCGTCTCCATGGCGCTCACCGGCCGCGGCCGCGTCGCGCCGGGCACCCGCGAGAAGGTGCTCGAGGTGGCCCAGCGCCTCGACTGGGTGCCCAGCGCCCGCGCCCGCAGCCTGTCCACCGACCGCGCCGACGCCCTCGGCCTGGTGCTGGCCCGCGAGCCCGAGCACCTGGGCGCCGACCCGTTCTTCGCCCCGTTCATCGCGGGCGTCGAGGCGGCCTTGTCACCGCGCGGCCAGGCGCTCGTGCTGCACGTGGTCACCACGCCGGCCGAGGAGCACGAGGCCTACCGCCGCCTGGCCGCCGGCCGCGTGGACGGCGTGCTGCTCACCGACCTCCGCGTCGACGACGAGCGCCCCGAGCTCCTGGCCGGTCTCGGCCTGCCGGCCCTGGCCGTCGGCCACCAGCGCTCCACCACGGCCACCGCCCCGCTCCCCCAGGTCGCCCTCGACGACAGGGCCGGGGTCCGCGCCGCCGTCGACCACCTCGTCACCCTCGGTCACCGGCGCCTCGCCCACGTGACCGGCTCGGCGCGGCTGGTGCACGGCGTGGACCGGCTCGAGGCCTTCCAGGACGCCGTGTCCGCCCACGGTGACGCCCTCGACACCCCCACCGTGCTCGACGGCGACTTCTCCGCCGCCAGCGGCGCGGCCGCCGCCCACCGCTGGCTGGAGCTCCGCGCCGCGCACGGCGCAGCCGGTGCTCCGACGGCGCTCGTCGTCGCCGGCGACCTCATGGCCACCGCGGCGCTCGGCGTGCTCGCCGCCGAGGGCGTCCGCGTGCCCGCCGAGGTCTCGGTCACGGGCTTCGACGACGCGCCGCTCGCCGCCCACCTCTCGCCCCCGCTGACCACGGTCCACAGCGACGCCGCCGCGTGGGGCCGCGCCGCCGCCGACGCCCTCCTGGACCTGCTCGAGGACGACGACGAGCGCCGCACCGATCGCGTCCGACCGGCCGTCGCCGACCTGCCCGCCGCCCGCCTGGTGGTCCGCGCCTCGACGGGCGCCCCACCGGCCTGA
- a CDS encoding ABC transporter substrate-binding protein — protein MQTSARWGAVAAAVLLTATTAACGGGQGPGNPQGRGPITIWLSNNEQEVAWGEEQVKAWNAAHPDQQVTAQQIPAGKSSEEVIGAAIAAGTTPCLIYNTSPAAVPQFVKQGGLVPLDTMPGGADYITQRTGAAAEQYRSPDGHFYQLPWKSNPVMVIYNKKIFAAAGLDPENPQLSTYADVLAASEKIVSSGAAPSAIWPSPASQFFQSWFDLYPLYAAASGGQQLVVDGKAQVDSAPALDAAGFWRQMYAKGLSPQEAYTGDAFADGKAAMAMVGPWAVAVYGKDVDWGVVPVPTPNGEPAQEVHTFSDAKNVSLPVACQNQATAWDFLQSTTSTDADRALLTETGQMPMRADVAQTYADWFASADGAPYAPFAAQAARTVEVPSVKNSVEIWQDVRNAWTGSVIFGKEPVASAMRDANGEVQHLLEVP, from the coding sequence ATGCAGACCAGCGCTCGATGGGGAGCGGTGGCCGCGGCAGTGCTGCTGACCGCGACGACCGCCGCCTGCGGCGGTGGACAGGGCCCCGGGAACCCCCAGGGACGAGGCCCCATCACCATCTGGCTCTCCAACAACGAGCAGGAGGTCGCCTGGGGCGAGGAGCAGGTCAAGGCCTGGAACGCCGCCCACCCCGACCAGCAGGTGACCGCCCAGCAGATCCCCGCCGGCAAGTCCTCCGAGGAGGTCATCGGCGCGGCGATCGCGGCGGGCACCACGCCCTGCCTCATCTACAACACCTCGCCGGCCGCGGTGCCGCAGTTCGTCAAGCAGGGCGGGCTGGTGCCGCTCGACACGATGCCGGGAGGTGCGGACTACATCACCCAGCGCACGGGTGCGGCCGCTGAGCAGTACCGCTCCCCGGACGGGCACTTCTACCAGCTGCCGTGGAAGTCAAACCCGGTCATGGTCATCTACAACAAGAAGATCTTCGCCGCGGCCGGGCTGGACCCGGAGAACCCGCAGCTGTCCACCTACGCCGACGTGCTGGCCGCCTCGGAGAAGATCGTCAGCTCCGGTGCCGCGCCGTCGGCGATCTGGCCCTCGCCGGCCAGCCAGTTCTTCCAGAGCTGGTTCGACCTGTACCCGCTGTACGCCGCTGCCAGCGGTGGCCAGCAGCTGGTGGTGGACGGCAAGGCCCAGGTCGACTCGGCGCCCGCCCTCGACGCCGCCGGCTTCTGGCGCCAGATGTACGCCAAGGGCCTCTCGCCTCAGGAGGCGTACACCGGAGACGCCTTCGCCGACGGCAAGGCCGCCATGGCGATGGTCGGTCCGTGGGCGGTGGCGGTGTACGGCAAGGACGTCGACTGGGGCGTCGTCCCCGTCCCCACCCCGAACGGTGAGCCGGCGCAGGAGGTCCACACCTTCTCCGACGCCAAGAACGTCTCCCTGCCCGTCGCGTGCCAGAACCAGGCGACGGCGTGGGACTTCCTCCAGTCCACCACCAGCACCGACGCCGACCGCGCCCTGCTGACGGAGACCGGGCAGATGCCGATGCGCGCCGACGTCGCGCAGACCTACGCCGACTGGTTCGCCAGCGCCGACGGCGCCCCGTACGCGCCCTTCGCCGCCCAGGCCGCCCGCACCGTGGAGGTGCCCAGCGTGAAGAACTCCGTGGAGATCTGGCAGGACGTCCGCAACGCGTGGACGGGCTCGGTGATCTTCGGCAAGGAGCCGGTGGCGTCCGCGATGCGCGACGCGAACGGCGAGGTCCAGCACCTCCTGGAGGTGCCGTGA
- a CDS encoding glycoside hydrolase family 130 protein, giving the protein MTATFPLGPFTPHASNPILSPRGTTWESGSVYNPAALVVDGFEGAEGSEVVLLYRAHADDVVSHVGLARSRDGVHFTCDPEPVFSPAEPHEVHGVEDPRVTAVDGTYYLTYSAYDGERALLCLATSTDLRTWERHGVVLPELNSFAGHEGGPTGPWTKAGGILPVQVDGRWLMYVGEGSIYLAESDDLLHWRLVSDRPVLEPEPGTWSEFLVEVGPPPVLLDNGLICLVYNAAVKLPEGGVRYVCGQALFDPADPTRVVAKLDQPWLEPRTAEEQHGLVSNVTFVEGLVQFQGSWFAYYGQSDSTLGVAVAPAGERFGGSSLPITSEQRTVLASA; this is encoded by the coding sequence ATGACCGCGACCTTCCCCCTGGGCCCGTTCACCCCGCACGCGAGCAACCCGATCCTGTCCCCGCGCGGCACCACGTGGGAGTCGGGCAGCGTCTACAACCCGGCGGCACTCGTCGTCGACGGGTTCGAAGGGGCCGAGGGCTCCGAGGTGGTGCTGCTCTACCGCGCCCACGCCGACGACGTCGTCAGCCACGTCGGCCTGGCCCGCAGCCGCGACGGCGTGCACTTCACCTGCGACCCCGAGCCGGTGTTCTCCCCCGCCGAGCCCCACGAGGTGCACGGCGTGGAGGACCCGCGCGTCACCGCGGTGGACGGCACCTACTACCTCACCTACAGCGCCTACGACGGCGAGCGCGCGCTGCTGTGCCTGGCCACCTCGACCGACCTGCGCACCTGGGAGCGCCACGGCGTGGTGCTGCCCGAGCTCAACAGCTTCGCCGGGCACGAGGGCGGGCCGACCGGCCCGTGGACCAAGGCCGGCGGGATCCTGCCGGTGCAGGTGGACGGGCGCTGGCTCATGTACGTGGGCGAGGGCTCGATCTACCTCGCGGAGTCCGACGACCTCCTCCACTGGCGGCTCGTGTCCGACCGGCCGGTGCTCGAGCCGGAGCCGGGCACGTGGTCGGAGTTCCTCGTGGAGGTCGGCCCGCCGCCGGTGCTGCTGGACAACGGCCTCATCTGCCTGGTCTACAACGCCGCGGTGAAGCTGCCCGAGGGCGGCGTGCGGTACGTGTGCGGGCAGGCGCTGTTCGACCCCGCCGACCCGACCCGCGTGGTGGCCAAGCTGGACCAGCCGTGGCTGGAGCCGCGCACCGCCGAGGAGCAGCACGGGCTGGTCTCCAACGTGACGTTCGTGGAGGGCCTGGTGCAGTTCCAGGGCTCGTGGTTCGCGTACTACGGGCAGTCGGACTCCACGCTCGGCGTGGCCGTGGCCCCGGCCGGGGAGCGCTTCGGCGGGTCGTCGTTGCCGATCACGTCCGAGCAGCGGACGGTGCTCGCCAGCGCCTGA
- a CDS encoding FdhF/YdeP family oxidoreductase, whose translation MATKLPWPVKLPVRTAAPQDDVDDAALRVRGREDHAAGATAVVVALQHGVEQMGPLRTARTLLRLNQVDGFDCQGCAWPDPDPEHRHTAEFCENGAKAVAEEATLRRVTRDFWARHTLDDLAGRSDYWLGQQGRLTEPVVRRPGSDHYEPISYSEAFELIGEQLRSLPSPDAAAFYTSGRTSNEAAFAYQLFARAFGTNNLPDCSNMCHESTSVALAETIGVGKGSVHLHDFYDTDLVIIAGQNPGTNHPRMLSALERAKKTGAKILAVNPLPEAGLMAFRNPQTPKGLLKGEHLADLHLPIRANGDLALFQWFGRAVVEAGRLDRAFVEAQTSGFEAWAEHVRSTDKSEVLAATGLTEAQLDEATALVVASPRFITCWAMGITQHRNAVGTIKEIVNLHLATGAIGLPGSGVCPVRGHSNVQGDRTMGIWEKSPDSFLDAVRDEFGFDPPRRHGHDTVDTIRAMRDGEVQFFLGMGGNFVQAAPDTGATEAALRNCAMTVHVSTKLNRSHAVAGTTAIVLPTLGRTERDVRGAGAQTREQFVTVEDSMSMVHASRGRLAPPAPGVLSEVSIISGIAAATLRDRDDATGSIDWAGFAEDYSAVRRHIAAVVPGCEDYDAKVRAPGGFQLPHAPRDTRTFTTASGKGVFSVVPLSVLTVADDQLVLQTLRSHDQYNTTVYGLDDRYRGISGGRRVVFLNREDARDRGLADGDHVDLVGVWEDGVDRVAHDFRVVLYDTSRGSAAAYYPETNPLVPLDSQADQSGTPTSKGVVITLRRATS comes from the coding sequence GTGGCGACGAAGCTCCCCTGGCCGGTCAAGCTCCCCGTGCGCACCGCTGCGCCGCAGGACGACGTCGACGACGCCGCCCTGCGGGTGCGCGGCCGCGAGGACCACGCCGCGGGCGCCACCGCCGTCGTCGTCGCCCTCCAGCACGGCGTGGAGCAGATGGGTCCGCTGCGGACGGCCCGCACGCTCCTGCGCCTCAACCAGGTGGACGGGTTCGACTGCCAGGGCTGCGCGTGGCCCGACCCCGACCCGGAGCACCGCCACACCGCCGAGTTCTGCGAGAACGGCGCGAAGGCCGTCGCCGAGGAGGCGACGCTGCGCCGCGTGACGCGCGACTTCTGGGCGCGGCACACCCTCGACGACCTCGCCGGCCGCAGCGACTACTGGCTGGGCCAGCAGGGCCGCCTCACCGAGCCCGTCGTCCGCCGCCCCGGCTCGGACCACTACGAGCCCATCAGCTACTCCGAGGCGTTCGAGCTCATCGGCGAGCAGCTGCGCTCGCTGCCCAGCCCTGACGCGGCGGCGTTCTACACCTCCGGGCGCACGTCCAACGAGGCGGCGTTCGCCTACCAGCTCTTCGCGCGGGCCTTCGGCACCAACAACCTGCCCGACTGCTCGAACATGTGCCACGAGTCGACGTCGGTGGCGCTCGCCGAGACGATCGGCGTGGGCAAGGGCAGCGTGCACCTGCACGACTTCTACGACACCGACCTCGTCATCATCGCCGGGCAGAACCCGGGCACCAACCACCCGCGCATGCTGTCGGCGCTGGAGAGGGCCAAGAAGACCGGCGCGAAGATCCTCGCCGTCAACCCGCTGCCCGAGGCCGGGCTGATGGCGTTCCGCAACCCGCAGACGCCGAAGGGGCTGCTCAAGGGCGAGCACCTGGCCGACCTGCACCTGCCGATCCGCGCCAACGGAGACCTGGCCCTGTTCCAGTGGTTCGGACGCGCGGTGGTCGAGGCCGGGCGGCTGGACCGGGCGTTCGTCGAGGCGCAGACCTCCGGGTTCGAGGCGTGGGCCGAGCACGTCCGCTCCACGGACAAGTCCGAGGTGCTCGCCGCCACCGGTCTCACCGAGGCCCAGCTCGACGAGGCGACCGCCCTGGTGGTGGCCTCCCCGCGGTTCATCACCTGCTGGGCGATGGGCATCACCCAGCACAGGAACGCCGTGGGGACGATCAAGGAGATCGTCAACCTGCACCTGGCGACCGGTGCCATCGGCCTGCCCGGCTCGGGCGTGTGCCCCGTGCGCGGCCACTCCAACGTCCAGGGCGACCGGACGATGGGGATCTGGGAGAAGTCGCCCGACTCCTTCCTCGACGCGGTCCGCGACGAGTTCGGCTTCGACCCGCCCCGCCGGCACGGTCACGACACCGTCGACACCATCCGCGCCATGCGCGACGGCGAGGTGCAGTTCTTCCTGGGCATGGGCGGCAACTTCGTGCAGGCCGCTCCCGACACCGGCGCCACCGAGGCTGCGCTGCGGAACTGCGCCATGACCGTGCACGTGTCCACCAAGCTGAACCGGTCGCACGCGGTGGCCGGGACGACGGCGATCGTGCTGCCGACGCTGGGCCGCACCGAGCGCGACGTCCGCGGCGCCGGCGCGCAGACGCGCGAGCAGTTCGTCACCGTCGAGGACTCGATGTCGATGGTGCACGCCAGCCGCGGGCGCCTGGCCCCGCCGGCGCCGGGCGTGCTCAGCGAGGTCTCGATCATCTCTGGGATCGCCGCTGCCACCCTGCGCGACCGCGACGACGCGACCGGGTCCATCGACTGGGCCGGGTTCGCGGAGGACTACTCCGCCGTGCGCCGCCACATCGCGGCGGTGGTGCCGGGCTGCGAGGACTACGACGCCAAGGTGCGGGCCCCGGGCGGCTTCCAGCTGCCGCACGCACCGCGCGACACCCGCACGTTCACCACGGCCAGCGGCAAGGGCGTGTTCTCGGTGGTGCCGCTGTCGGTGCTCACCGTGGCCGACGACCAGCTGGTGCTGCAGACGCTGCGCAGCCACGACCAGTACAACACCACGGTCTACGGGCTGGACGACCGCTACCGCGGCATCTCCGGCGGGCGCCGCGTGGTGTTCCTCAACCGCGAGGACGCCCGTGACCGGGGCCTGGCCGACGGCGACCACGTGGACCTGGTGGGCGTGTGGGAGGACGGCGTGGACCGCGTCGCCCACGACTTCCGGGTGGTGCTGTACGACACCTCGCGAGGCTCGGCGGCGGCGTACTACCCCGAGACCAACCCGCTGGTGCCGCTGGACTCGCAGGCGGACCAGAGCGGCACCCCGACGTCGAAGGGCGTGGTCATCACCCTGCGCAGGGCCACCTCCTGA
- a CDS encoding carbohydrate ABC transporter permease yields the protein MSTPTPVREEAEAKRRKAGASRWVVPAVLTLGALAFLLPFYLMVIGSLQAEPDTSISGLVPSGGLTTANYSNIDGSIDLWRTLLNSGVITGGAIVGTLVFGVLAGYALAVLHFRGRGTLFAMVLLVQVIPFQLLTIPLYVLTVRTYGLADSYLGMVLPFLVNTTAVFVFRQFFLQLPPDLFSAARIDGASELRVLWSVALPLVRPALLTVVLLTFIGPWNEFLWPFLVTKEAAMQPLAVALANYQANVAATTSNPYGAVLAGSVVLAAPAVGLFLVFQRHFTATNLSAGVKG from the coding sequence ATGAGCACCCCCACCCCCGTCCGCGAGGAGGCGGAGGCGAAGCGTCGGAAGGCCGGGGCGTCGCGGTGGGTGGTGCCCGCCGTCCTGACGCTCGGGGCGCTGGCGTTCCTGCTGCCCTTCTACCTCATGGTGATCGGCTCGCTGCAGGCGGAGCCCGACACGTCCATCAGCGGTCTGGTCCCGTCCGGCGGCCTGACCACCGCGAACTACAGCAACATCGACGGCTCCATCGACCTGTGGCGCACGCTGCTCAACTCCGGCGTCATCACCGGCGGCGCGATCGTCGGCACGCTGGTGTTCGGGGTGCTGGCGGGGTACGCCCTCGCCGTCCTGCACTTCCGCGGCCGCGGCACGCTGTTCGCGATGGTGCTGCTGGTGCAGGTCATCCCGTTCCAGCTGCTCACCATCCCGCTGTACGTGCTGACCGTGCGCACGTACGGGCTGGCCGACTCCTACCTCGGCATGGTGCTGCCGTTCCTCGTCAACACCACGGCGGTGTTCGTCTTCCGGCAGTTCTTCCTGCAGCTGCCGCCGGACCTGTTCTCCGCGGCGCGCATCGACGGCGCCTCCGAGCTGCGGGTGCTGTGGTCGGTGGCGCTGCCGCTGGTGCGCCCGGCGCTGCTGACGGTGGTGCTGCTGACGTTCATCGGTCCGTGGAACGAGTTCCTCTGGCCGTTCCTCGTCACCAAGGAGGCCGCGATGCAGCCGCTGGCGGTGGCGCTGGCCAACTACCAGGCGAACGTCGCCGCCACCACCTCCAACCCGTACGGCGCGGTGCTCGCCGGCTCGGTGGTGCTGGCCGCCCCCGCGGTGGGCCTGTTCCTCGTGTTCCAGCGCCACTTCACCGCCACCAACCTCTCCGCGGGGGTCAAGGGATGA
- a CDS encoding carbohydrate ABC transporter permease: MSALTPARPGPASSSSPAGRSRTTTSASDGRPPRGGLTPLQRAFGRHPIGVLLALPYAVFLVAVFAYPVVLAAWMSVHDWFFSAPGVEVSHPFVGFENYRQVLTDPQVHQAFLNIGVFLVINVPLTVALALVLAVALNRAARGRTFFRVAFYVPYVTASVALVGVWLFLLGGDGVVNSLLGPLAPDPSWLVNSSLAMPSIAGFVAWKQLGFFVLLYLAALQNVSRDLYEAASMDGAGRVRQFFTVTVPGVRTTTALVVILAVITGANLFTEPYLLTGGGGPDGASTSPVLLMYQLGIEQGNPDTASALGIVLVVVVGLLVLLNRRLLRSES, translated from the coding sequence ATGAGCGCCCTCACGCCGGCCCGCCCCGGCCCCGCGTCGTCGTCCTCCCCCGCCGGGAGGAGCAGGACGACGACGAGCGCCTCCGACGGCCGCCCCCCGCGCGGCGGCCTCACGCCGCTGCAGCGCGCCTTCGGCCGCCACCCGATCGGGGTGCTGCTGGCCCTTCCGTACGCGGTGTTCCTCGTGGCGGTGTTCGCCTACCCGGTGGTGCTCGCCGCGTGGATGAGCGTGCACGACTGGTTCTTCTCCGCGCCCGGCGTGGAGGTCTCCCACCCGTTCGTCGGGTTCGAGAACTACCGGCAGGTGCTCACGGACCCGCAGGTCCACCAGGCCTTCCTCAACATCGGCGTCTTCCTCGTCATCAACGTGCCGCTGACCGTGGCGCTGGCGCTCGTGCTCGCGGTGGCGCTGAACCGCGCGGCCCGCGGGCGGACGTTCTTCCGGGTCGCGTTCTACGTGCCGTACGTGACGGCGAGCGTGGCCCTGGTGGGCGTCTGGCTGTTCCTGCTGGGCGGTGACGGGGTGGTCAACTCCCTCCTCGGCCCGCTCGCCCCGGACCCGTCGTGGCTGGTGAACAGCAGCCTCGCCATGCCGAGCATCGCCGGCTTCGTGGCGTGGAAGCAGCTCGGGTTCTTCGTGCTGCTCTACCTGGCGGCACTGCAGAACGTCAGCAGGGACCTCTACGAGGCCGCCTCGATGGACGGGGCCGGGCGCGTCCGGCAGTTCTTCACGGTGACCGTGCCGGGCGTGCGGACGACGACGGCGCTGGTGGTCATCCTCGCCGTCATCACCGGCGCGAACCTCTTCACGGAGCCCTACCTGCTCACCGGCGGCGGCGGACCGGACGGCGCGTCGACGTCGCCCGTGCTGCTCATGTACCAGCTGGGCATCGAGCAGGGGAACCCCGACACCGCCTCCGCCCTCGGCATCGTGCTGGTGGTGGTGGTCGGGCTGCTGGTCCTCCTGAACCGCCGACTGCTGAGGAGCGAGTCATGA